Below is a genomic region from Telmatobacter sp. DSM 110680.
GCCGTGACCGAAGCATGCGGCGAATTGCGGAAAAGACTAAGCAGGACAGCGATGAGCAGTCCGCCCAGCAGCATTTCCACCGCCACAAAATGCAGCGCCAGCGTCACGATATGCAGCAGCTTGATCAGCCATATCGGGGCGGGCAGAGGAATGGGATCTACAACGGGAAACGATTGCATGAGGTCGTTAAAAAGCCCCTTTCACGGTTGGAGCACGGTGCGACATAGATAAAGTGAATCTCGATGTGCCTTTTTGAACGAACAAGGCTGGCAGATCGAAAAGCATTTTGGACTGTTTTTCTCCAATTTGTTTGAAGAGACAGAATTATCCGAGAAGCTCTCGTAGGTCTGTGACCGTGGATACATTTGCCGGTGACATTCTCAGCTACTCTGCTGTCAACTCGCTGGCAATTGGACTATCGCGGTCCGGATAAACAGCAGCAAAACGAAAGCACATTCATGAAACACATTTACCTGAACGACTCTTCACCGACAGGCAATTCGTCGATGCAACTGACGCGCGCAGCCGACTATGCCGTACGCGTAATGGTTCACCTTGCAACAATGCCTTCCGAGAGCCGAGTCTTGCTTCCCGCGCTGGCTAAAGCTACCGCGGCGCCGGAGAGTTTTCTCTCCAAGGTGTTGCAGGCTCTCACGCGCGCGGAGTTGATCTCTTCGAGGCGGGGAAAGAGAGGTGGCTTCGCCATTCTGGATCGAGGCCGCGCAGCGAACATGCGCGAGGTGATTGAATCCATTGACGGTCCAATCTGCCTCAACGTTTGTTTGAACGGTGGCAAGGAGTGCGAGCGTAAGTCCTGGTGCCCCGCTCACCCGGTCTGGGCACGTGCACAGCGAGCCATGATTGACGTGCTGATGAGCGTGACTGTCTCCAGCATGGCCGCAAATCGCGGTCCTGTTGCTCCATCCGAGTCCCCGAACGGTAGTTGAAATTCTGGCTGTGCGGATTTCCTTGCGGAGTAAAAACAGTCTCGTCGGGCCAGTTGAGAAAGCTGTTTGTCTCAGCCCACGCCGATTCTGCCGTGAAATCTTCACGCCTCTGCAACTTCCTGCATCCA
It encodes:
- a CDS encoding Rrf2 family transcriptional regulator, with amino-acid sequence MKHIYLNDSSPTGNSSMQLTRAADYAVRVMVHLATMPSESRVLLPALAKATAAPESFLSKVLQALTRAELISSRRGKRGGFAILDRGRAANMREVIESIDGPICLNVCLNGGKECERKSWCPAHPVWARAQRAMIDVLMSVTVSSMAANRGPVAPSESPNGS